The genomic DNA TTTTCGGAAAAAATATTTTTGTTGAAAAAGTATTTTCATTTTAATTGATTCAAGTTAAGCAGTTATAAAAAAACATTATTACTAAACAAATAAAAACCATTGAAATGGTTACGGATAATCTTTTTAAACTTTTTATCACCACAATGTCCGTCAAAACCGGAGTAAACAATTGTGGTGCTACTCTGATCGACTTTCATCGAAATTTGTTTCCTCATTCAGATTAACACCCCGATTTATCAGGGTGAACAAAACTACAGATAATTATGAACATAACCGTTTTAACGGTTTACTATTTTGCTACGAAACTTGAGTTAATCGAATGTTCAGCTTGCGGGAACTTGAGAACTCAAAACCTGCTTTTACGATCAATGAATGTTGAGTCCAGTTAAACAAATTTTATGCAAAAATAGAAATTGGTAAAATCCATATTTCTGAATTTTAAAAAAACAATAAATTTACAGTAATAATCAACTTTTATCTAATATTTCTAACAAAAAAATCCATCATCACTAAAATATAATCTCGAATCCATTTATAACTATCTGAATAATAAGAAGTTACAAACCTAACCTCGAAATCATAAAAATTCTGATAAAACTATCTAACATCAAGCAAATAAAATAGTTGACACATATCAGCCTTGATTATTATTTGGCACAGATAATTTAAGGTTTTTTGAACATTAAATTACTTAAAAAAAGAAGAGGAATTTTTATGTCTGATTCAAAATATACAGCAAGTAATATCAAAGTCCTGAAAGGTCTGGAAGCTGTTCGCAAACGACCGACCATGTATATCGGCGGAATCGGTGAACGAGGTCTTCATCATCTTGTTTACGAGGTCGTCGATAATAGTATTGATGAGGCTTTAGGCGGATATTGTGATGAGATCATCGTGATCATTACTCAAGATGGAAAAGTCTCGGTTGAAGATAACGGTAGGGGAATTCCGGTCGAGATCCATAAAACCGAAAAAGTGCCGGCAGTTCAGGTCGTGATGACAGTTCTTCATGCAGGGGGAAAATTTGATGATAAATCCTACAAAGTTTCCGGAGGTTTGCATGGAGTCGGAGTTTCTGTTGTTAATGCCTTGTCCGAAGAACTCGAAGTTGAAATCTATAAAAATGGTAAGATCTATCATCAATCTTACGCCAAAGGTATTCCTCAAAAAGAGTTGGAAATTGTCGGATTGTCAGATAAAACCGGAACAAAAGTTATTTTCAAACCTGATCCTGATATTTTCGAAACGATCGATTTCAGTTATGACTACCTTTCCGTTCGTTTGCGGGAACTGGCATTTCTAAATAAAGGAATTCGCATCGTTCTAAAAGATGAAAGAAACGAAAAAGTCCATGAATTCAAATATGATGG from Candidatus Cloacimonadota bacterium includes the following:
- a CDS encoding DNA topoisomerase IV subunit B (negatively supercoils closed circular double-stranded DNA), producing MSDSKYTASNIKVLKGLEAVRKRPTMYIGGIGERGLHHLVYEVVDNSIDEALGGYCDEIIVIITQDGKVSVEDNGRGIPVEIHKTEKVPAVQVVMTVLHAGGKFDDKSYKVSGGLHGVGVSVVNALSEELEVEIYKNGKIYHQSYAKGIPQKELEIVGLSDKTGTKVIFKPDPDIFETIDFSYDYLSVRLRELAFLNKGIRIVLKDERNEKVHEFKYDGGIVSFVEFINENKKVLFGEPVYISGQRNGTEFEVSIQYNEGFQELIYSFANNINTIEGGTHLSGFKSALTRAVNAYIRSTNLLKNEKVTPGGSDIREGIAAIISVKLKDPQFEGQTKTKLQNSEIEGIVNSIVYEKLMEYFEEHPTEAKHIAMKAILGARSREAARKARELT